AGCCCCCCGAGTTGTCCACCACCACGGTGTAGGCCCCGGCCGCCGGGAAGTCGCACCAGCGCACACCGTAGTTGGGGGCCGTGCACTCGGCCTCGGTGCCGTCGGCACCGCGCACGACCAGGAAGGCTTCCTGGTGAGGGTCCGCGAGCGACACCTGGTGGCGGCCCGGCTCCGCGGTGACCGTGTGGCAGGCCTTCGCCCCACCGGCGAGCGTGCCACGGGCGACGGAATCGCCCGGATCCCCGAACGGCGCGAGCGCGAGCGGCGCGCACTCCACCGGGTCGTCGGCGCGGGCGGTCCCCGCCCCGGTCAGGGTCAGCAGCGAGGTGAGCAGCGAGACCAGAACGGTCAGCACGAGCAGCGGCACCACGGGCCGCCCGCGTCCGCGTCTCATGGGCAGGCTTGTGGTCAACATGGTTCCCCCCGGAACGGTCGGAGCCCGCCGAATGCTCCGGTACCGGTACCGGGCTCAAGTGGCGGTCAGTGAGGCGATGTTCGCACAGAGGTGTGACACACCACTCATGGGTTTCCCGGAGCACCACCCGTATCGAGCCATGCCGTCGACACCCGGTCGGACCGTCGCTACCGCCCCGCCACCCGGTCCGCCCACCGCGCCAACCGCGACGACTCCCCCCTGTTCGAGGCCGCCTCGCGCCGATCCGCCACGCGATACGTCGCGTACATCCCCTGCACGCCCACCCAACGCAGCGGCTCCGGCTCCCACTTGCGCACCCGGTGGTTCACCCACGGCAGCGAGGTCAGCTCGGTGGCCCCGCCCTGCCCGGAGTCGCGCAGGACGAGGTCGCGCAGGGTGCGGGCGGCGAGGTTGGTGGTGGCCACCCCGGACCCGACGTAACCGCCCGCCCAGCCGAGCCCCGTGGCCCGGTCCAGCGTGACCGTCGCGCACCAGTCGCGGGGCACCCCCAGCACCCCCGACCAGGCATGGTCGACCTTCACCCCGGTCAGCGACGGGAAGAACCGCACGAGGATCTCGTACAGCGCCTCGATCGTCGCCGGCTGCGTACGCCCGTCGTTGTCGGTCCGCGACCCGAAGCGGTACGGCACCCCGCGACCGCCCAGCGCGATCCGGTCGTCGGCCGTGCGCTGGGCGTACATATAGGCGTGCGCCATGTCGCCGAGCGTCTCGCGCCCCTCCCAGCCGATCGCCGCCCACTGCTCGGCGGTCAGCGGCTCGGTGGCGATCATCGACGAGTTCATCGGCAGCCACGTCCGCCGCTGCCCCTTGAGGTTCGCCGTGAACCCCTCGGTGCAGCGCAGCACATAGGGCGCCCGGACGGTCCCGTACGGCGTGACCGCCTGCCCCGCCCCGATCTCGGTGACCGGCGTCAACTCGTGCACGGTCACCCCCAGCCCCTCCACGACGGCCGCCAGCCCGGACACCAGCTTCACCGGGTTCAGCCGCGCCCCGTGCGGCGTCCACGTCGACCCCACCGCGTCCGCGACCCTGATCCGCTCGGCCGTCTCCCGGGCCCCGTACAGCTCACGGTCGACCTCCCCGTAGGCCGCCTCATGCTCATGAAAGGCCTTGAGCCGCCCCAACTGCGCCGGTGTGCAGGCCACTTCGAGCACACCACCCCGGTGGATGTCCGCCTCGACACCCTCCTCCCCGGCCACCCGCACGACCTCGTCGACGGTCTCGTTCATGGCCCGCTGCAACCGCACTGCGGCCTCCCGGCCGTGCAGACGCGCGTACCGGTCCCGCCCCGCGATCCCGTTGTAGAGCCAGCCGCCGTTGCGCCCCGAGGCCCCGTACCCGCAGAACTTCTGCTCCAGGACCGTGATCCGGAGCGAAGGGTCGGCCTTCTTCAGGTAGTAGGCGGTCCACAGCCCGGTGTACCCACCCCCCACGACCACCACGTCGACAGCCGCGTCCCCGCCCAGCGGCTCCCGCGGCACGGGAAGACCGGCCTGCGCGTACCAGAAGGAGACCCCGCCGTTGGCGGCGCCCGCGATCGCGTCCGAGCTGCTCATGCCCGGACGCTAGCCGCTGCCGGGCACCCTGTCTCCTACGGATTCCGTGGCGAACGGGCCCCCGAAGCCCGGAAATCCAAGGGACTCCGGGCGGGCCCGCGCGTAGTGTCCCCCGCATGATCGATGTTCCGGAGGAACTGGCCGAGACTCAGGCAGAGATCAACGGAGAAGCGGGCCGCAGATTCGTCGCGAACCTCCCCCGCCTGACCGCGGACTTCCTGGACCGCTGGAACCTGCGCCTCGACGGCCGCCCCATGCACGGCATGTGCGCCCTGGTCGTCCCGGTGGTGAGTACGGCCGACGACACCCCGGCGGTCCTCAAGCTCCAGATCCCCGACGACGAGAGCGAGGGCGAACCGGTGGCCCTGCGCCACTGGAACGGCGATGGGGCGGTACGGCTCCTGGACCACGACCCCGACACGGGCACCATGCTCCTCGAACGCCTCGACCCGGCCCGCATGCTCAGCCACGAGCCGGACACCCACAAGGCCATCCTGGTCATCGCCCGTCTCCTGGCCCACCTCACCGCCACCCCGGCCCCACCGACCGTGCGCCGCCTCTCCGACATCGCGGCGAACATGTTGGAGCGCACCCCACCGGTCCTGGCCCGCATCCCGGACCCGTCCGACCGCCGCCTGCTGACGGACTGCGCGGCGGCACTCCGCGAGGTCGTCACCGAGCCCGGCGACCGCCTCCTCCACTGGGACCTGCACTTCGACAACGTCCTCGGCGCCGACCGGTCCCCCTGGCTCGCCATCGACCCCAAACCCCTGGCGGGCGACCCCGGCTTCGACCTCTGGCCGGCCCTCAACAACCGCTTCGACCCGTCCGAGGTCCGCTGGCGCTTCGACGCGATGACCGACGTCCTGGGCCTGAACCGCGAACGGGCGAGGGCCTGGACCCTCGCCCGCCTCCTCCAGAACGCCCTCTGGGAGATCGAGGAGAACCGCTCCCTCGACCCGGACGACCTGGAACTCGGCCGCCGACTGCGCTGACCGAGCCCCACCGGGAAAAGATCACCAGGTGTGGGCGACGTCCACCACGACACGGTCCGGCAGCTGGATCACCCGGAACGGCAACCGGGCGCGGACACCGAGGCCGACCTGACTCTGCCCCTCGAAAGTGCCGCCGAACTTGGCGTCCCGGAAGGTGCTGTAGCCACTGAGGTTCACCCCGGGCAGGGCCTTCCCGTACGTCCCGGGATACGTCGGCTCCCCGGCCTCCAGGTCATAACTCCAGGCACCGATCCGGATATCAAGGACCGCCCCACCGGCCACCGATATGTACTCACCCGACGGGTCCGCCTGGAACCGGTCCACGTACTGCACGTGATACCCGACCGAACTGCCCCCACCAGGCACGTCGAACACCATCCGGTCATAGCACTCGTGCCGCCCGGCCCTGACGTCCACCAGATGATCGGCCCCCTGAGCGGCACCCCCCTTGGCCCCACTCCCCCACCCGGTCGGACAGGCAACCGCAGCCCGCGCCCCCTCCACCGCCCCCGCGACCCCCGCGGCCGCCCCCAACCCGGCCCCCGCCAACACGAGCACCGCCGCAACCGCTCCGATCCGCCGCATCCCATCCCCCTGCGTCTCTCCACCCCAACACCGCTGACGCCGAAGAAGACCCCCCGCCCCACCGGAAGGTTGTACGACAGAAAGGGGCAAACCAGGGATTCCCGGCCTCCACTTAAAGAGTCAGTGCGGGCCGGCCGTCGGCACGCACAACAGCCGTCATCCAACACCGCGCAGTCCCCCTGCCCCCGGGCTCGTGCCACCATTCCGATCACGACGCGGTCGACTATCGGCACGCACCGGGAGGGGAAAACCATGGCGAAAGAGCGGCCTTGGAACCGAGCGGAGTACACCACACCCCCAGCGCAGGACGGGCTCAACCTCGGGAACGCCAGCGACGAGGAAGTGCGCGCCTACTGCCTCCAGCGCTCGCGCGCATTCCTGGCCAGAGCGGAGACCACGGAGGCCGCGATAAGCAGTGGCCGCCAACTCGAGATCGCCGCCCAGTACGCGATCATCGCGCAAGCCTTCCGCCCGGGCCCTCAGCCGGAGTGACATCAGCCGCGCGCGGAGGGCCTGCGCAGGCATCCCGGTTCAGCCGCCTATGCGTGGAGCCGCTCGGAAACACGAAAAATCCCAGGTCAGAGCGCATCTGACCTGGGATCGAAGCAGAGCCCCCTGTCGGAATCGAACCGACGACCTCGAGATTACAAGTCACGCGCTCTGGCCAACTGAGCTAAGGGGGCATCGCGCAGACAACATCACGCGCGAAAGCGGCTCCACTCTACACAGAGGCCCTTTCCCGAAGCCATGACGTTTCGCCCGCACCTTGATCGCCCGCAACCTTGTGTAACCGACCGCTCACTCGTTCGTTGATCGACCTGACGTGCTGTTCCGAAGATCGGATCGTCGGGGAGGGGTGGGCGACATGAGGCGGCCTGCTGAGTTGACGAAACTGCAGGCGGTGAACGGCACGGAAGCCGAACGCGTCAAGCGCGACGCCCTCGGTATCGCCGGCCGCCGCAAGCACCACACCCGCAAGGCGACACCGCTCAGGAGCCACACCAAAGAGGCCGACACACACCACCGCGTCTACCGGTTCCGCTTCTATCCGACCATCGAGCAAGCCGAGCAGTTGGGAAGGACTTTCGGCGCCTGCCGCTGGGTCTACAACGAGGGTCTGGCCTTGCGGGCGGCGGCCTGGGAGCAGCATCGGGTGAAGGTCGGGTTCGCTGAATCCTGCCGTGCGCTGACCGGCTGGAAGCGGGTCGAGGACACTGCGTGGCTCAAGGACGTGTCATCGACCGTGCTCCAACAGGCCCTGCGCCACGTCGACCAGGCGTTCACCCGGTTCCTGAACGGCCAGACCAGGTGTCCCGAGCGGAAGAAGAAGGGGAGGTCGCGGGAGTCCGCGATCTACGTGCGCACGGGCTTCAAGTGGGTCGAGGACCCGGCTCTGCCCGGGACCGGTCTGATCACGCTTGCCAAACAGTCCGAGCCACTGCGCATCCGCTGGTCACGGGCACTGCCTGCCGGCGTGGTCCCGGTCCGCTTGTCGGTCACGCGTGACAAAGCCGGACGGTACTTCGTAGCAGCGCTCGTCGAGGAGCGCATCGCGCCACTGGCCGCCGCCTTCCTGCCGGACACCCAGGAGCCGAAGGCTGTGGGACTGGACCTGGGGCTGGCGTCACTCGTCACGCTCGACGACGGAACGAAACTGGATCAACCTCGGCTGTTGAAGCGGTACGCGGAGAAGCTGGCACGGCTCCAGCGCGAACTGCACAACAAGGTGAGGGGATCGAACAACCGGAACAAGGTCCGACAGAGGATCGCCCGCCTCTACACACTCATCTCTGACATGCGCAAAGACATGCTGGACCAGTTCACGACCCGCCTCGTGCGCGAGAACCAAGTGCTCGTCGTGGAGGACCTGTCCATCGTGACCCTGCTGCGTCCGGCCCTCGGCAAGGGCCGACGGCGAAAAGCGAGGCTGAACGAGGCCATCCTCGACGCCGGGTGGGGTGAGCTGCTGCGGCAACTGCACTACAAGTGCGCGTGGTACGGCCGCACCCTGGTGATCGTCGACCGATTCTTCCCTTCAACTCGGCTGTGCTCGGCGTGCCGCTCGAAGGGGCCGAAGATAGACCTTTCGGTACGGGAGTGGACCTGCTCCCCTTGCGGGGCCGTCCATGATCGAGACGTGAATGCCGCCGCGAATCTCCGGGTCGAAGGGATGCGCCTGTACAGGCAGGTGACCGCCGGCTTGCCCCCGGGCACGACGGCGCCGACTGTGATCAGAGCTTCGGAACTGAAGGGGCCTCTACCGACCGCGTGCTAGCGGTCGGCTGCGTCACGGACCGACGGGCCGTCGGCCGGGATGCCTGTGGAGCGTGCGTAGGACCGCTCGGGCTCCCCTCATCAGGGGTGATGCACGCGTGGCAGTGCGCGAAGAAGCAGGAAGCGTCGAAGCAAGGTCAAAAGTGCGGTGCTCTGCCTCCGCCGACGAGAATCACCACGACGACCTCTCCCCCGTCGAAAATTTCCGCGAAGTTCACAGGCGTCCAGGTACTGACAGACCCGGTGAACGGGAGGTACCGTCCTGACCCAATCCACTCCCGTGGACTACACCACCATGGCCCGGCCGTGGTGGATCACCACCTTTACAACGGATCGTCCGGCACGTTCCTGCCGGTGAAGGGGGCCTACGACCCATGGCCACAGTTACGTTCGACAAGGCGACCCGGATCTACCCGGGTTCCACGAAGCCCGCCGTCGACGGTCTCGACATCGAGATCGAGGACGGCGAGTTCCTCGTCCTCGTCGGCCCGTCCGGTTGCGGCAAGTCCACCTCGCTCCGCATGCTCGCGGGGCTCGAGGACGTCAACGGCGGCGCCATCCGCATCGGTGACCGCGACGTCACGCACCTGCCGCCGAAGGACCGGGACATCGCCATGGTGTTCCAGAACTACGCGCTCTACCCGCACATGACCGTCGCCGACAACATGGGCTTCGCCCTGAAGATCGCCGGCGTCAACAAGGCGGAGATCCGGCAGAAGGTCGAGGAGGCCGCGAAGATCCTCGACCTCACCGAGTACCTGGACCGCAAGCCGAAGGCCCTCTCCGGTGGTCAGCGCCAGCGTGTCGCCATGGGTCGCGCCATCGTGCGTGAGCCCCAGGTCTTCCTCATGGACGAGCCGCTGTCGAACCTCGACGCCAAGCTCCGTGTCTCGACCCGTACGCAGATCGCGTCCCTGCAGCGCCGCCTCGGCATCACCACCGTCTACGTCACCCACGACCAGGTCGAGGCCATGACGATGGGCGACCGCGTGGCGGTCCTCAAGGACGGTCTGCTCCAGCAGGTCGACACCCCGCGCAACATGTACGACCGCCCGGCCAACCTCTTCGTCGCCGGCTTCATCGGCTCCCCGGCGATGAACCTGGTCGAGGTCCCGATCACCGACGGCGGTGTGAAGTTCGGCAACAGCGTCGTCCCGGTCAACCGTGACGCCCTCAAGGCCGCCTCCGACAAGGGTGACACCACGGTCACCGTCGGTGTCCGCCCGGAGCACTTCGACATCGTGGAGCACGACGGCGCCGTCGCCTCCGCCCTGTCGAAGGACACCGATGACGCCCCGGCCGGCCTCGCCGTCTCCGTCAACGTCGTCGAGGAGCTCGGCGCCGACGGTTACGTCTACGGCACCGCCGAGGTCGGCGGCGAGACCAAGGACCTCGTGGTCCGCGTCAACGGCCGCCAGGTCCCGGAGAAGGGCGCGACGCTGCACGTCGTCCCGCGTCCGGGCGAGACCCACGTGTTCTCGACCTCGACGGGCGAGCGCCTCACCGACTGATCCCCGACACGGTGG
This genomic stretch from Streptomyces deccanensis harbors:
- a CDS encoding NAD(P)/FAD-dependent oxidoreductase, producing the protein MSSSDAIAGAANGGVSFWYAQAGLPVPREPLGGDAAVDVVVVGGGYTGLWTAYYLKKADPSLRITVLEQKFCGYGASGRNGGWLYNGIAGRDRYARLHGREAAVRLQRAMNETVDEVVRVAGEEGVEADIHRGGVLEVACTPAQLGRLKAFHEHEAAYGEVDRELYGARETAERIRVADAVGSTWTPHGARLNPVKLVSGLAAVVEGLGVTVHELTPVTEIGAGQAVTPYGTVRAPYVLRCTEGFTANLKGQRRTWLPMNSSMIATEPLTAEQWAAIGWEGRETLGDMAHAYMYAQRTADDRIALGGRGVPYRFGSRTDNDGRTQPATIEALYEILVRFFPSLTGVKVDHAWSGVLGVPRDWCATVTLDRATGLGWAGGYVGSGVATTNLAARTLRDLVLRDSGQGGATELTSLPWVNHRVRKWEPEPLRWVGVQGMYATYRVADRREAASNRGESSRLARWADRVAGR
- a CDS encoding aminoglycoside phosphotransferase family protein — translated: MIDVPEELAETQAEINGEAGRRFVANLPRLTADFLDRWNLRLDGRPMHGMCALVVPVVSTADDTPAVLKLQIPDDESEGEPVALRHWNGDGAVRLLDHDPDTGTMLLERLDPARMLSHEPDTHKAILVIARLLAHLTATPAPPTVRRLSDIAANMLERTPPVLARIPDPSDRRLLTDCAAALREVVTEPGDRLLHWDLHFDNVLGADRSPWLAIDPKPLAGDPGFDLWPALNNRFDPSEVRWRFDAMTDVLGLNRERARAWTLARLLQNALWEIEENRSLDPDDLELGRRLR
- a CDS encoding AMIN-like domain-containing (lipo)protein; this translates as MRRIGAVAAVLVLAGAGLGAAAGVAGAVEGARAAVACPTGWGSGAKGGAAQGADHLVDVRAGRHECYDRMVFDVPGGGSSVGYHVQYVDRFQADPSGEYISVAGGAVLDIRIGAWSYDLEAGEPTYPGTYGKALPGVNLSGYSTFRDAKFGGTFEGQSQVGLGVRARLPFRVIQLPDRVVVDVAHTW
- a CDS encoding RNA-guided endonuclease InsQ/TnpB family protein, with translation MRRPAELTKLQAVNGTEAERVKRDALGIAGRRKHHTRKATPLRSHTKEADTHHRVYRFRFYPTIEQAEQLGRTFGACRWVYNEGLALRAAAWEQHRVKVGFAESCRALTGWKRVEDTAWLKDVSSTVLQQALRHVDQAFTRFLNGQTRCPERKKKGRSRESAIYVRTGFKWVEDPALPGTGLITLAKQSEPLRIRWSRALPAGVVPVRLSVTRDKAGRYFVAALVEERIAPLAAAFLPDTQEPKAVGLDLGLASLVTLDDGTKLDQPRLLKRYAEKLARLQRELHNKVRGSNNRNKVRQRIARLYTLISDMRKDMLDQFTTRLVRENQVLVVEDLSIVTLLRPALGKGRRRKARLNEAILDAGWGELLRQLHYKCAWYGRTLVIVDRFFPSTRLCSACRSKGPKIDLSVREWTCSPCGAVHDRDVNAAANLRVEGMRLYRQVTAGLPPGTTAPTVIRASELKGPLPTAC
- a CDS encoding ABC transporter ATP-binding protein is translated as MATVTFDKATRIYPGSTKPAVDGLDIEIEDGEFLVLVGPSGCGKSTSLRMLAGLEDVNGGAIRIGDRDVTHLPPKDRDIAMVFQNYALYPHMTVADNMGFALKIAGVNKAEIRQKVEEAAKILDLTEYLDRKPKALSGGQRQRVAMGRAIVREPQVFLMDEPLSNLDAKLRVSTRTQIASLQRRLGITTVYVTHDQVEAMTMGDRVAVLKDGLLQQVDTPRNMYDRPANLFVAGFIGSPAMNLVEVPITDGGVKFGNSVVPVNRDALKAASDKGDTTVTVGVRPEHFDIVEHDGAVASALSKDTDDAPAGLAVSVNVVEELGADGYVYGTAEVGGETKDLVVRVNGRQVPEKGATLHVVPRPGETHVFSTSTGERLTD